The Streptomyces hundungensis genome contains the following window.
CCTGGCCAACGCCAGGCAGGGCGCGCTGATCGTCGACATGTCGTCGATCACCCCGCAGACCTCGGTCGACCTCGCCAAGAACGCCGCAGAGAAGGGCCTCCGCGTCCTGGACGCCCCCGTCTCCGGCGGCGAGGCCGGCGCCATCGAGGCCGTCCTGTCGATCATGGTGGGTGGCGAGCAGGCCGACTTCGACGAGGCGCTGCCGATCCTGGAAGCCCTCGGCAAGACCATCGTCCTGTGCGGCCCGCACGGCTCCGGCCAGACGGTGAAGGCCGCCAACCAGCTCATCGTCGCGGTCAACATCCAGGCGTGCGCCGAGGCCGTGGTCTTCCTGGAGAAGTCCGGCGTGAACCTCACCGCCGCCCTGGACGTCCTCAACGGCGGTCTGGCCGGCTCGACCGTGCTGACCCGCAAGAAGGACAACTTCCTGAACCGGGACTTCAAGCCGGGCTTCCGGATCGACCTGCACCACAAGGACATGGGCATCGTCACCGACGCCGCCCGCAACGTGGGCGCGGCCCTTCCGGTCGGCGCGGTCGTCGCCCAGCTCGTCGCCTCGCTGCGCGCCCAGGGCGACGGCGGCCTGGACCACTCCGCCCTGCTGCGCGCCGTCGAGCGCCTCTCCGGCTCGCAGGTCTGACCCACCGGCAACACCCCGCGGGTCCTCCAGATTTCCGGGCGGCGGCGGCGCTGACACCTGTCCTGTCGCGCCCAGGCGCCGCCGCCGCCCGGAAGCTCACCCTTCTTTTTCAACAAACTGTTGACGTTCCCTTCCAGGCGTCCCTACGCTCACGGAACCGCGGAACACAGTCAGCGGTGCAGCTCCAGTACGGAAGGTCACGATGTCGAAGCGCGTGCTTACGACCGAGTCCGGCGCCCCCGTCGCCGACAACCAGAACTCCGCCACCGCCGGCGTCGGTGGCCCCATCCTGCTTCAGGACCAGCACCTCCTGGAGAAGCTCGCGCGCTTCAACCGTGAGCGCATCCCGGAGCGTGTGGTGCACGCCCGCGGCTCCGGCGCGTACGGCTACTTCGAGGTGACCGACGACGTCACCGGCTTCACGAAGGCCAACTTCCTCGGCGAGGTGGGCAAGCGCACGGAGACGTTCATCCGCTTCTCCACCGTCGCCGACTCGCTCGGCGGCGCGGACGCGGTCCGCGACCCGCGCGGCTTCGCGCTGAAGTTCTACACCGAAGAGGGCAACTACGACCTCGTCGGCAACAACACCCCGGTCTTCTTCATCAAGGACCCGATCAAGTTCCCCGACTTCATCCACTCCCAGAAGCGCGACCCCTTCACGGGCAAGCAGGAGCCGGACAACGTCTGGGACTTCTGGGCGCACGCCCCCGAGGCCACCCACCAGATCACCTGGCTCATGGGCGACCGCGGCATCCCCGCCTCGTACCGTCACATGAACGGCTACGGCTCGCACACCTACCAGTGGACGAACGCCAAGGGCGAGGCATTCTTCGTCAAGTACCACTTCAAGACGAACCAGGGCATCCGCAGCCTCTCCTCCGAGCAGGCCGCGGAGACGGTCGGCAAGGACGCCAACAGCCACCAGACGGACCTGCTCCAGGCCATCGAGCGCGGCGTCAACCCGTCCTGGACGCTGTACGTGCAGATCATGCCCGCCGCCGAGGCCGCGGACTACCGCTTCAACCCGTTCGACCTCACCAAGGTGTGGCCGCACGCGGACTACCCGCTCCAGCGCGTGGGCCGGCTTGTCCTCGACCGCAACCCGGACAACGTCTTCGCCGAGGTCGAGCAGGCCGCCTTCTCCCCGAACAACTTCGTTCCGGGCATCGGCCCCTCGCCCGACAAGATGCTCCAGGGCCGCCTGTTCGCCTACGCCGACGCGCACCGCTACCGCCTGGGCGTCAACCACACCCAGCTGCCGGTCAACGCGCCCAAGGCCGTTCCTGGGGGGAGTGCCGACAACTACGGCCGTGACGGCCTGATGGCGACCCGCAACGGCCGCCGCGGCGACAAGAACTACGAGCCCAACTCGTACTCGGGCCCGGCGCAGACGGACGCGGCCCTGTCCGCCCCGCTGGCCATCCACGGCTACACGGGCACCCACGCCGCCCCGGCCCATGTGAAGGACGACGACTTCTTCCAGGCGGGCGAGCTCTACCGTCTGATGTCGGACGACGAGAAGGCCCGTCTCATCGCGAACATCGCCGGCGGCCTCTCGCAGGTCTCCCGCGACGACGTCATCGAGAAGAACCTGGCCCACTTCCACGCCGCGGACGCCGAGTACGGCAAGCGCGTCGAGGAGGCCGTCCGCGCCCTGCGCGAGGACTAGTCGCCGGTTATCAACTCACAGACCGTGCGAGGGATTTGACGGGAGGTCAAATCCTTTGCACAGTCCGATCCGCCGACCCGGATGAGGGGTGGTCGGCGGATATGGACAACCTGAGGATCGCGGCGGTACGGCGATGCCAGTGCGGTGGTGAAGGCGTGAGCGGCCCCCTTCCTGACCTGAGGGAAGGGATCGACGCCCACGCCAATCGCCGCCGCCGCGATCCCAGAACCTCCCCCCTGAACTCCGCCCGGCGGCGCGAACGTCCTGTCGCGCCAGCCTCGTTCCGTCGGGCGGTCACAACTCCGCGACCAGGGCGCTCCGTTCGGTTTACGGTCCCGAACGGAGTGCCCGAGCATCAAGGCCCCACCTGCACGTACAGGTGGGGCCTTGATCTTTTGCGGGATGCGGAAGGCGCCCGGCGGGCGGGTGACGTCCGCGCCGCGCCGCGGCGTCGTCCGCCGAACGCGCACCCACGAGCGCCTAGGATCGCCCCGATGATGGAGACGATCGTGCTCGACATGGGCGAAACACTGCTGCGCGAGGACCGCTACTGGGCGTCGTGGGCCGACTGGATCGGCGTGCCCCGGCACACCCTCGCGGCCCTCGTCGGTGCGGTCGTCACCCAGGGCCGCGACCCGGACGACGCGCTGCGCATGGTCAAACCGGGCATGGACGTCCGTGAGGCCCATCTGGCGCGGGAAGCCGCGGGCCGGGGCGAGCACCTCGACGAGACCGATCTGTACGACGACGTGCGGCCGGCCCTCGGTGGCCTGCGCAAGCTGGGCGTCCGTGTCGTCGTCGCGGGAAACCGGTCGGCCCGGGCCGGGGAACTG
Protein-coding sequences here:
- a CDS encoding 2-hydroxy-3-oxopropionate reductase, encoding MSNLPKIAWVGLGIMGSPMSENLIKAGYSVTGFTLEQDKLDRLAAAGGTAAGSIAEAVKDADVIITMVPASPQVEAIAYGEAGILANARQGALIVDMSSITPQTSVDLAKNAAEKGLRVLDAPVSGGEAGAIEAVLSIMVGGEQADFDEALPILEALGKTIVLCGPHGSGQTVKAANQLIVAVNIQACAEAVVFLEKSGVNLTAALDVLNGGLAGSTVLTRKKDNFLNRDFKPGFRIDLHHKDMGIVTDAARNVGAALPVGAVVAQLVASLRAQGDGGLDHSALLRAVERLSGSQV
- a CDS encoding catalase, with the protein product MSKRVLTTESGAPVADNQNSATAGVGGPILLQDQHLLEKLARFNRERIPERVVHARGSGAYGYFEVTDDVTGFTKANFLGEVGKRTETFIRFSTVADSLGGADAVRDPRGFALKFYTEEGNYDLVGNNTPVFFIKDPIKFPDFIHSQKRDPFTGKQEPDNVWDFWAHAPEATHQITWLMGDRGIPASYRHMNGYGSHTYQWTNAKGEAFFVKYHFKTNQGIRSLSSEQAAETVGKDANSHQTDLLQAIERGVNPSWTLYVQIMPAAEAADYRFNPFDLTKVWPHADYPLQRVGRLVLDRNPDNVFAEVEQAAFSPNNFVPGIGPSPDKMLQGRLFAYADAHRYRLGVNHTQLPVNAPKAVPGGSADNYGRDGLMATRNGRRGDKNYEPNSYSGPAQTDAALSAPLAIHGYTGTHAAPAHVKDDDFFQAGELYRLMSDDEKARLIANIAGGLSQVSRDDVIEKNLAHFHAADAEYGKRVEEAVRALRED
- a CDS encoding HAD family hydrolase, translating into METIVLDMGETLLREDRYWASWADWIGVPRHTLAALVGAVVTQGRDPDDALRMVKPGMDVREAHLAREAAGRGEHLDETDLYDDVRPALGGLRKLGVRVVVAGNRSARAGELLRRLDLPADLVVTSDEWGVAKPAPAFFERVLEVAQCEPHETVYVGTHPGNDVFPAKAAGLRAVHLRRGPWGHWWADDPEVAAAADWRIDSLTQLAALLAD